CAGGCCCTGATGCCCGTGCTGGGCTGGCTGGCTGGCCTCAGCCTGGCCGGGCTGCTGTACGCCGTCGACCACTGGCTGGCCTTCGGCCTGCTTGCCTGGATTGGCTTGCGCATGTTGCGTGCCCGTGAAAAGGAGGTGGACGAGGATCGCCCCGATCCCACGCGGGGCTGGACCTTGCTGGCCCTGTCGGTGGCGGTCAGCCTGGACGCCCTGGCCGTGGGCCTGAGCCTGGCCTTCCTGGGCGTGGAGATCTGGCAACCCGTCCTCGTCATCGGCGTGGTGACAGGCCTGCTCTCCTGGGCAGGCGTGCGACTGGGGAGGCGGTTGGGGTCCGCCTGGGGCCCGCGCATGGAGCGGGCGGGCGGCATCATCCTCATCCTCATCGGTCTGCGCATCCTGGCCACCCACCTGCGGTGGTGAAAGGAGGCGGCGAAGCCCTGGTTCCGCGGCCGGGTGGCCCATGGGACTCCCGATCCTTGCTACCTTGATCCATGCGCACACTGATCGATCACATCAATAAACGGGGCAACCGCCTCTGCCTGGGCCTTGACCTGGATCCGGAGCGGATGCCGACCCGCTACCTGAGCCTGCCCAATCCGCTGGCTGCCCTGGGATGCGACCTGGTGGAAGCCACGCATGATCTGGTGGCCGCCTTCAAGCCCAACGCCGCCTTCTTCGAACAGCAGGGCGCGCCGGGCTGGGCCGCGCTGGAGGCCGTCTGCCATTGTGTCGGCGAGCGCGCCTTCCTGATCGTCGACGCCAAGCGCGGCGACATCGGCAACACCAGCGCGCGCTATGCCCGCGCCCTCTTCAACGGGCTGGGCGCCCGGGCCGTCACCCTGGCGCCCTACATGGGTCGCGACAGCCTGGAGCCCTTCCTGGGCGCCACCGGCGCGGATGACCCGCGCCCGGAGAGGGGGGCCTTCGTCCTGGCGCTCACCTCCAACCCCGGCGCGGCGGATTTCCAGTTGTTGCCCGTCGAGGGACGGCCGCTCTACTGGCGTGTGCTGGAGAAACTGGCCGCCTGGAACGCCGACTGGGCGGCCGGACGCCTGGGCGCGGTGGTGGGAGCGACGAGGACCGCGGACCTGGCTGAGATCCGCGCCGCCTTCCCCGGACTGCCCCTGCTCATACCCGGTGTGGGCGCCCAGGGGGGAAGCCTGGAGGAGGTGCAGGCGATCCTGGAAATGGGTGGGGGGCCGGCCCTCATCAATGTCTCGCGGGACATCCTCTACGGCCCGGATGCGGTGGCCGAGCCGGAGGCCGTGCGGCGGCGCGCCCTGGACTACGCCCGGCGCTTGGGGTGCGCCTGATGGACGAGATGCCCCGTCCCGGCACTCCCATCCAGTTGACGCTGGGACCGATGACTTGGCGCACCGAGCTGCTGCAGGCCGACGAGGAGATCCTGCTGCTCTCCCTGGGCGAGATCCTTCCCCCCGACCTGCGCCGCCTGGAGGGCGGCTCCCGCATCCAGTGCCGCTTCCACGAGGGATCCCAGCTGGGGAGCTTCGAGGCGCAGGTCCAGGGACTGGTCACCTTGGACGGCCGCGAGCGGCTGGCGCTCCGGCGGCCCGCCCATGTCACGCGCAACACCAGACGCAAGCATGTCCGAGTGGCCTGCCGGGTGGCCATGCAACTGCGCCTGCCCTTGCGCAACGAGGCACTTACCCGGTCGCGGGGGCGGGAGTTCATCCAGATGTGCTGGGTGTCCGCCACCACCCTCAACATCAGCGCCGGCGGCTTCCGCGCCGTCTTGACCCTGCCGCGGCATCATGTGGTGGCCAATCATCGCGAGGCCCATGTCCGCTTCGAGCTGGCGGGCGAGCGCTTCCGCGACCGACGCCTCACCTTCATCCGACGCGAGAGCGCCTATGACGAGCCCGTGCTGGCCTATTCCTTCGCCGATCTGAGCCCGGAGGAGGTGGGACGGATCGAGGACTTCAACCTGGGCCGGCTGTCCTCAGGCCGGGAGACGGAGGCCTGAGGGGGAGTTCCGCTGCGGCCGGGGGCAGGGCCGGGCTGGCCGGTCCGCCCGGCGAGGGTGGGAGATGTACATCAGGAGGTCCCCATGACAGCCCTGGACATGCTGAAGGAGAGCGGCGCCCTGCTGGAAGGCCATTTCCTCCTGACCAGTGGACGCCACAGCCCCCACTACTTCCAATGCGCCCTGGTGCTGCAACACCCGCGCTTCGCCGAAGCGCTCTGCGCCACGATCGCCGACGCCTTTCGTGGGGCCGCGCCGCAGAGCGTGATCGCGCCGGCGGTGGGCGGCATCGTGGTGGCGGTGGAGACGGCCCGCCTGCTGGGAGTGCCCGCCCGTTTCGCCGAGCGGCAGGAGGGGCGCATGACCCTGCGTCGGGGCTTCACCCTGAGGCCGGGCGAGCAGGTGTTGGTGGTGGAGGACGTGGTCACCACGGGGGGCAGCGTCCAGGAGGTGATCGAGCTGGTCGCCGCCGCCGGCGCCGTGCCGATGGGGGTAGGCGTCATCGTCGACCGCAGCGCCGGGCAGCTGCGTTTTGAACATGGGTCCGGTGCGCTACATTTGGTGGCCTGTCACACCCAGGACGTTGTTTCATACACTGCCGCCGACTGTCCGCTTTGCCGCGGCGGATCGTCGCCCATCAAGCCAGGAAGCCGGGGCTTGTCGTGAGCCTGCGCGTTTGTGTGCTGGGCTCCTCCTCCTCCGGCAACGCGGCCGTGGTGCGGGGCCCCCAGGGCGCCCTGCTCGTGGACGCCGGCCTGGGCGCCCGCGAGTTGGGGCGGCGCTTGGCCGCGGTGGAGTGCGACGTGGATGAGCTGGTCGGAGTGGTGCTGACCCACTCCCACGCCGACCACGTGCGTGGCGCCGGGGTGGTGGCGCGTCGCCTGGGCTTGCCGGTCTGGCTGAGCCGGGGCACGGCCCGGGAGACGCTGCGCATCTGGCGGGGCGGCGAGCGGCTGGTCGCCATCCGGGCCGGGGAGCGCTTCCAGGCGGCGGGCATTGACATCGACTGCTGGGCCTGTCCCCACGACACGGCGGAGCCTCTCCAGTTCGGCTTCCAGGCGGGCGGGGCCTCGGTCGCTTTCTGCACGGACCTGGGCCATGTCACGCCGGAAGTGCTGGAGGAGCTGGCGGGTCGGCAGGTGCTGATCGTGGAGGCCAATCACGATCGCGAACGGTTGCTGGCAGGCGCCTACCCGGCCTTCCTCAAGCGAAGGATCACGGGGGGGCGGGGACACTTGTCCAATGAGCAGTGCGCCGACCTGCTGGCCCAGGTGGCCGGGCCGCATGTCAAACACGTGGTGCTGGCCCACTTGAGCCGGGACAACAACCGGCCGGACTTGGCCCGGGCCGCCGTGGGGAAGGCACTGGCGGAAACGGAGGGGGAAGCCACCCGCTTGTCGGTGGCGGACCCCGATCGTCCCGGACCTTGGCTTGACGTGCATTCGGGCAACACTTGCTAAGTTGCGGGTGCCTTTTTGACCTGGACTCGTTGGAAAGGCTGTTCAAACAAAAGGAGAACTTCCAATGCGGAAGATGGTGAGCGGTGTGATGCTGGTGGTGGCGATGCTGGCGATCGGTTGCGGTTCCAAGCCCGCCGAGGAGCCGGTCGTGACTCCGGAGCCGGTTGTGACCCCTGAGCCGGTGGCGGTCGATTCGATTGCTGCCCCGGTTGATTCGGTCGCAGCGTCGACGGTCACCCAGTAGCTGCCGTAACGGAGCCAGGCGCTCCGTCACGTTCCTGATACTGAAACGGCGGTTGGCAGTCGCCAGCCGCCGTTCCCATGTCGGGAGGAAGCACGGATCAAGGAGGACGATGATGAATCGTGTTTGGCAAGCCATGCTGCTCGTGCTGGCGCTGGGCTGGTTGGGCTGCGGCGCGGCGCCCGGCGGTGGGGACGTGGCCCCGGCCCTGACCACGGACCAGACAACGGAAGCGCCCGCGGCCGCGACCCCCCCGGAGAAAGGCGACACTGTGTCCAAGCAGTTCCTGATGAAGACCAGCCTCGGCGAGATCGTGCTCGAGCTGGACTATGGGAAAGCCCCCAAAACCTGCGCCAATTTCGAGGCCTATGTGGGCAAGGGGCATTATGACGGCACCATCTTCCACCGCGTGATCTCGAGCTTCATGATCCAGGGTGGCGGGATGGACTCGCTCATGGCCGAGCGGGAGACGATGGCCCCCATCGAGAACGAGGCCGGCAACGGCTTGCGCAACAACCGCGGTACCATCGCCATGGCCCGCACCAACGCCGTTCACAGCGCCACCAGCCAGTTCTTCATCAATGTCGTGGACAACGACTTCCTCAACCATCGCAGCCCAGATCCCCAGGGCTTCGGCTATTGTGTCTTCGGCCGGGTGGTCAAGGGCATGGAGACGGTGGACGCCATTCGCGCCGTGCCCACCGGCTCCCGCGGCATGCACCAGAACGTGCCGTCCAGCCCGGTGGTGATCTTGTCGGTCGCGCCGGTGCAGTAGGCAGCCAGCCGCGACATGGCGGCAGGCCTTACATCCGTTTGGAAATCCGTCCGCCCATTCGTTCCCGGAAGCCATTGGCAGGACGAATGGGCGGGCACATTTATTGCACGTGGCTCCGGGATTCAGAAGCACGGGAGGACCTCATGCAGAACACCAGGCAGGAGTTGGTCAGGATCTGGACAGCCCTGCTGTTGTCGGCCTGCTGTCTTCCCCTGGCGGCGGAGGCCGCCCTGGATGATTTCTATTACACCTACGACGAGATCCACGCCGAGCTGACCGATCTTGCGGCCCAATATCCGGCCTGGATCCGCCTGGACTCCCTGGGCTATTCCTTTGCCACCCAGACGCCCATCTGGGGGGTCAAGATCAGCGACAACGTCCACCTCGAAGAGGACGAACCCGCCCTCTGGGTGGCGGGCCAGTGCCACGCCGAGGAGATCCTGGGCATCAACATCTCCATGGAGTTCATCCGCCGCCTGGTGACCCTGGGCAGCCTGGGCCACCCCCAGTGGGGACCCATCGTCGAGTCCATGGAGATCCACGTGGTGCCCAGCTACAATCCCGACGGACTGGGCATCGTCATGAGCGAGCTGGACGTCACCTATCGCAAGAACACGCACCCCTTCCTGCCCGGCGGCAGTTGCCACATCCAGCCCGGAATCGGCGCCGACAGCTGCGGAGTGGATCTCAACCGCAACTTCCCCTTCTGGTGGAATCACGGCGACACCCTGTGGGCGCAAAACTCCGACGCCGAGCAGTTCGACTATTTCCGCGGCCCGGCCCCCCTCTCCGAGACCGAGGTCCAGGCCATCGTCCGCCAGGCGGAGTGGGAGCGCTTCGTCGCCTCCGTGGCCTATCACAGCGCCCGCACCTCCACCAACCATGAGATCGTCATCCATCCCTGGAATTGGGATGGCGCCTACACCTGCCCCAGCCTTGACTTCACGATGATGACGAACCTGACGGGCGACATGGCCTCCCGCATCGACGGGATCAACTGGCATCCCTATCGCAACGTGGCCGGTGATGGACGCAAGGGCAGCCAGCACAACTGGATCTACGGCGCCTATGGCACCGCGGGTCTGCTCATCGAAGTGGGCACCCAGGGCTCGGCCGGCATGCAACCGCAGAACCAGACCACGATCGATTTCATCGTCAACGAGAACCTGGACGGCCTCAACTGGCTCTGCCGCCGCATCATCGGCTACGAGGTGGCCGCCCCCGGCCTGGTGGCCCGCGTGCGCGACGCCACCAGCCTGTCGCCCCTGGCGGCCCGCCTGCGCATCGAGGA
This genomic window from bacterium contains:
- a CDS encoding manganese efflux pump MntP family protein, translating into MDLIQTILLALALAMDAFAVSLACSAVLPAGRRPAFRLAFHFGLFQALMPVLGWLAGLSLAGLLYAVDHWLAFGLLAWIGLRMLRAREKEVDEDRPDPTRGWTLLALSVAVSLDALAVGLSLAFLGVEIWQPVLVIGVVTGLLSWAGVRLGRRLGSAWGPRMERAGGIILILIGLRILATHLRW
- a CDS encoding MBL fold metallo-hydrolase is translated as MSLRVCVLGSSSSGNAAVVRGPQGALLVDAGLGARELGRRLAAVECDVDELVGVVLTHSHADHVRGAGVVARRLGLPVWLSRGTARETLRIWRGGERLVAIRAGERFQAAGIDIDCWACPHDTAEPLQFGFQAGGASVAFCTDLGHVTPEVLEELAGRQVLIVEANHDRERLLAGAYPAFLKRRITGGRGHLSNEQCADLLAQVAGPHVKHVVLAHLSRDNNRPDLARAAVGKALAETEGEATRLSVADPDRPGPWLDVHSGNTC
- a CDS encoding peptidylprolyl isomerase, with amino-acid sequence MKTSLGEIVLELDYGKAPKTCANFEAYVGKGHYDGTIFHRVISSFMIQGGGMDSLMAERETMAPIENEAGNGLRNNRGTIAMARTNAVHSATSQFFINVVDNDFLNHRSPDPQGFGYCVFGRVVKGMETVDAIRAVPTGSRGMHQNVPSSPVVILSVAPVQ
- the pyrF gene encoding orotidine-5'-phosphate decarboxylase; the encoded protein is MRTLIDHINKRGNRLCLGLDLDPERMPTRYLSLPNPLAALGCDLVEATHDLVAAFKPNAAFFEQQGAPGWAALEAVCHCVGERAFLIVDAKRGDIGNTSARYARALFNGLGARAVTLAPYMGRDSLEPFLGATGADDPRPERGAFVLALTSNPGAADFQLLPVEGRPLYWRVLEKLAAWNADWAAGRLGAVVGATRTADLAEIRAAFPGLPLLIPGVGAQGGSLEEVQAILEMGGGPALINVSRDILYGPDAVAEPEAVRRRALDYARRLGCA
- the pyrE gene encoding orotate phosphoribosyltransferase — its product is MTALDMLKESGALLEGHFLLTSGRHSPHYFQCALVLQHPRFAEALCATIADAFRGAAPQSVIAPAVGGIVVAVETARLLGVPARFAERQEGRMTLRRGFTLRPGEQVLVVEDVVTTGGSVQEVIELVAAAGAVPMGVGVIVDRSAGQLRFEHGSGALHLVACHTQDVVSYTAADCPLCRGGSSPIKPGSRGLS